Genomic window (Anaerolineae bacterium):
ACCAGGTCCGCCCCAATGGTATACTCGCGCCCGTCGCGTCGATCGCGCACCTTTACCCCGCTCACCGAGCGCCCGTTCCAGAGCAGGTCTATCACTTCGGTATAGGTGTGCACGACCGCGCCGTGCTGTTTGGCAGTGGCCAGGAACGCCAGCGTGAAGTGGAAGGGGTCAAAGACGCCGTCCTGCACCTTCACCGCCGCCAGGATGTGCGGATTGAGATTGGGTTCCAGGCGCAGAGCCTCTTGGACCGGTATCTCCTCCGCCGGCACGCCGGCCTGGGCGCACGCCTCGAGGAACGCGTCTTTGTAGGACAGGTCTTCCTCGTTCAGCGCCACGAACAGCCCACCGTTCAGCTCCAGGATATCGGGCATCAGCTTGCGCATCAGCGCGTTATCCTCGGCGCACTCGCGCGCCGCCGGCGGGTCGTTCAGCACATAGCGCGCCCCGGAGTGCAGTAAGCCGTGATTGCGCCCTGTGGTCTCACAGGCCACTTCGCCCCGCTCGACCACTGTCACGCGGTAGCCGCGCAGGGTCAGGTCGTGGGCGACGGCGGCCCCGGTGGAGCCGGCGCCGATGATGACCGCATGCAGTGTCATGGGACCTCCCGCGCCAACGCGAACTGCCGCCTATTATAGCCGGGAGAGCGCCTGGTCCAAATCGGCAATGATGTCATCGGGGTCTTCTAGACCCACCGACAGGCGGATGAGGCCGTCGTCAATGCCGGCGGCGGCGCGCTCCTCTGGCGTCATATGTTCATGGGTGATGGTCGCCGGGTGCATGCAGATGGTGCGGCTGGTGCCAAAGGTCACCGCATGGATGATGAGCTGGAAGCTGTCGATGACCTTGGCCGCGCCGGCGATGCCGCCCGGCACCACGAACGAGAGCAGGCCGCCCTGTGCCTTCGCCTGGCGCTTGGCCAGCTCGTGCTGAGGGTGATCCGGCAGGCCGGGGTAATTCACCCAGCGCACTTTGGGGTGATCGTGCAGGAACTCCGCCACCTTCTGGGCGTTGGAGCTGTGCCGCTCCATGCGCAGGGAAAGCGTCTCCAGATACTGCAGGGTCAGCCAGGAGGACAGCGGGTCCATGATGGAACCGACGAACTCCGTGGTGTTCCAGCGGATATCCTCGCATAGGTCCTCCGGCCCGACGATGGCGCCGCCGATGACTGTGGCATTGCCGGAGAGGAACTTGGTGATGGAGAGCAGGACAATGTCCGCGCCCAGCTCCATGGGCTTCTGCAGTGCCGCCGTCAGCGTGGTGTTATCCACCAGCAGGGGCACCCCGTGCGCATGGGCGACATCCGCCACCGCCTTGATGTCGGTCACGAACAGGCACGGGTTGCTGGGCGTCTCCACCCATACCAGCTTCGTGCGCTTGTCAATCTGCTCGGCCCAGGAATCGGGGTTGGCGGGGTCTTTGACGAAGCGGAATTCCACGTGACAGCGCTCGGGGAAGATGCTGGAGGCCTGCTTGTACCCCTCGCCGAAGGTATTAAGGGTGGTGACCACGTTGTCGCCCGGCCGGGCAATGGTGAAGATAAGATTGAAGAGCGCCTGAGAGCCGGAGCCGGCCAGCACGGCGCTTTCCCCGCCCTCCAGAGAGGCCAGCCGCTCTTCCAGCACCGCCGCCGTCGGGGTCTTGGTGCGGCCGTACACCGGGTACGGGATTTTGTCAAAGCGCTCGTACGGGAAGGTCATGGACTGGATAATGGGGACAGTGAAGGTATTGAACTTGCCCATATCCTTGAGCGGCCGAAAGCCGGCGTGTAGGGCACGCGTGTCGAACCCCAGATGGGCGTCCGGCCGCCGGCGCTTCGGCGCCTTGGGATCATACACCCACGGCTTGCGCATGAAAAACAGTTCTTCCTGGCTCATTCTGGTTCTCCTCCGTGCGTTCGTGAAAGGCGAGC
Coding sequences:
- a CDS encoding FAD-dependent oxidoreductase; the protein is MTLHAVIIGAGSTGAAVAHDLTLRGYRVTVVERGEVACETTGRNHGLLHSGARYVLNDPPAARECAEDNALMRKLMPDILELNGGLFVALNEEDLSYKDAFLEACAQAGVPAEEIPVQEALRLEPNLNPHILAAVKVQDGVFDPFHFTLAFLATAKQHGAVVHTYTEVIDLLWNGRSVSGVKVRDRRDGREYTIGADLVVNAAGPWAGHIGAMAHVDIGVLPVAGTMVAVGRRWVRRVINRLCPPCDGGIIVPQRRNSVVGTTSWPVENPDYIAIPPEQVEAMLAAGEEFIPGFRSAPLRGISAAARPLLRESSQLVAADPGARGITRGFSCFNHAGDGAPGLFSIIGGKTTTSRLMAEVMGDVINEATGITAPCRTREVPLLPYHAFYV
- a CDS encoding aminotransferase class I/II-fold pyridoxal phosphate-dependent enzyme, with protein sequence MSQEELFFMRKPWVYDPKAPKRRRPDAHLGFDTRALHAGFRPLKDMGKFNTFTVPIIQSMTFPYERFDKIPYPVYGRTKTPTAAVLEERLASLEGGESAVLAGSGSQALFNLIFTIARPGDNVVTTLNTFGEGYKQASSIFPERCHVEFRFVKDPANPDSWAEQIDKRTKLVWVETPSNPCLFVTDIKAVADVAHAHGVPLLVDNTTLTAALQKPMELGADIVLLSITKFLSGNATVIGGAIVGPEDLCEDIRWNTTEFVGSIMDPLSSWLTLQYLETLSLRMERHSSNAQKVAEFLHDHPKVRWVNYPGLPDHPQHELAKRQAKAQGGLLSFVVPGGIAGAAKVIDSFQLIIHAVTFGTSRTICMHPATITHEHMTPEERAAAGIDDGLIRLSVGLEDPDDIIADLDQALSRL